From a region of the Salvelinus alpinus chromosome 2, SLU_Salpinus.1, whole genome shotgun sequence genome:
- the LOC139541266 gene encoding uncharacterized protein, whose protein sequence is MRELLGQYISDTLSYVYTVKEFCDRHPRWILQRKEEQSKMKNIKEMSDRIDLKFSRVLNAEDKTKALGEFTKDYLTQVTANRRLKELEKELEAVLKDTLNGLEELDCFMDAVERLVVTSLFVFADENRLCPLPQGREQASVRAVITSARMACPLLIHFKRDASAFFSPCLLNVEVLHVYLENYMNISEQLCERMGLGKTHTTEKFFILFFIILIRKTFCREKNDNLMSDTSPEVNEKSMQNMFNHLRHLSDIRMDQHLRLTFLFQESALRFIGLFSQCHSRMLDFIKELERRAGKLDNMKKGGYISSVVGSAVGATGGALTIAGLCLAPVTAGLSLGLTIAGIGMGVTSGVNSLTTGVTKVVFKSYQNKKANTIFQCFMEDMQRLHGSLEKVASNICPLEPKVVALVVGKNIGKGGASLGKKINGIVKNTSAIEALMGKGVVIGAGKVGLQEGKTFAADLPDIGMLAQGTPLALSRTLRRCAVASNALFIGLDIITICKDSVSLAKGSKSKRSQLIRARAALWRTEIDSCQRIHDSLCRGIWRFRKSQRILEKAFYLVKEFESLEPLVQMGLMEQPEDDIETLVQPMEETRLLGQPMEETRLLGQPMEETRLLGQPMEEIEKENHFVERSLTKSSLENNFAEKNEKNDNLMIDTDVNERSMQNMFNHLCHLSDIRMNQHLRLTFLFQDSALGFIGLFSQRHSRMLDFLIELEKRAVKPEEMKFGSDISSVAGSAVGATGGTLTIAGLCLAPVTAGLSLGLTIAGLRIGVTSGVNSLTTGVTEIMFNRYHSKKANTVFQNFIEDMQILWGSIEKVASRILPVVRHNRQALMVAVIIGKGGASLGKKINAIVKNTSAIETLKGKGVVMGAGKVGLQEGKKLAADLPDIGMLAQGTPLTLSKTLRRCNVASNALFIGLDIINICKDSVSLAKVSKRSQLIRARAALWRTGVTRTEINSCQRIHDSLCRGIWRFRKSQRILEKAFYLVGEIETLESPLEKMGLLEPPVKETEKG, encoded by the exons ATGAGAGAGTTATTGGGCCAATACATCTCAGACACCCTCAGCTATGTCTACACAGTGAAGGAATTCTGTGACAGGCATCCAAGGTGGATCCTGCAGAGAAAGGAGGAACAATCCAAGATGAAGAACATCAAGGAAATGTCAGACAGAATCGATCTTAAATTCAGCCGAGTCTTGAATGCAGAAGACAAGACCAAGGCATTAGGAGAGTTCACGAAAGACTATCTGACCCAGGTGACTGCAAACCGTAGGCTTAAGGAGCTGGAGAAGGAGCTGGAAGCTGTACTGAAGGACACTCTCAATGGGCTGGAGGAGCTGGACTGCTTCATGGATGCTGTGGAGAGGCTGGTGGTCACCTCTCTGTTTGTATTTGCTGATGAAAACCGGTTGTGTCCTCTGCCTCAGGGGAGGGAACAAGCAAGTGTCCGAGCTGTCATCACCTCCGCTAGAATGGCCTGTCCTCTCCTCATCCACTTTAAGAGGGACGCATCGGCCTTCTTTTCCCCATGCCTCCTCAATGTGGAGGTGCTGCACGTATACTTGGAAAATTACATGAACATCTCTGAGCAGCTGTGTGAGAGAATGGGATTGGGAAAAAC ACATACCA CTGAAAAGTTCTTTATATTGTTTTTTATTATCCTTATTAGAAAAACATTTTGCAGAGAGAAGAATGACAACTTGATGAGTGACACCAGCCCTGAAGTGAATGAAAAGTCCATGCAGAACATGTTTAACCATTTGCGGCATTTGAGTGATATCAG GATGGACCAGCACCTCAGACTGACGTTCCTGTTCCAGGAGTCTGCCCTGCGCTTCATTGGTCTGTTCAGTCAGTGCCACTCCAGAATGCTGGACTTTATAAAAGAGCTGGAAAGGAGAGCTGGCAAACTAGATAATATGAAGAAAGGGGGTTATATCTCCAGTGTGGTAGGCAGTGCAGTGGGGGCAACAGGAGGGGCTCTGACCATCGCAGGCCTTTGTCTTGCCCCTGTTACTGCTGGGCTGTCACTGGGGCTCACCATCGCAGGGATTGGAATGGGTGTGACCAGTGGGGTCAACAGTCTAACCACCGGTGTTACAAAGGTGGTGTTTAAAAGCTACCAAAACAAGAAAGCCAATACAATCTTTCAATGTTTCATGGAGGACATGCAAAGACTCCATGGTAGTCTGGAGAAGGTGGCCAGCAACATTTGCCCTTTGGAGCCGAAGGTGGTGGCATTAGTGGTTGGGAAGAATATAGGCAAAGGTGGTGCGAGTTTAGGAAAGAAGATCAATGGCATAGTAAAAAATACCTCTGCAATAGAGGCCTTAATGGGAAAAGGCGTGGTTATAGGTGCAGGCAAGGTGGGACTCCAAGAGGGCAAAACATTTGCTGCAGATTTACCTGACATTGGGATGTTGGCCCAAGGCACTCCACTCGCCCTCTCTAGGACATTAAGGCGATGCGCCGTGGCCTCAAATGCCCTGTTCATTGGCCTGGACATCATCACTATCTGTAAAGACAGTGTCAGCCTCGCCAAAGGCAGCAAGAGCAAGAGATCCCAGCTCATCCGAGCCAGAGCAGCACTGTGGCGCACAGAGATCGACTCATGTCAGAGGATCCATGACTCACTGTGCCGAGGCATCTGGAGGTTCAGAAAGAGTCAGAGAATCCTGGAGAAAGCCTTTTACCTTGTGAAGGAGTTTGAAAGTCTAGAGCCGCTTGTGCAGATGGGACTAATGGAGCAGCCTGAGGATGATATAGAAACTCTGGTGCAGCCTATGGAGGAGACGAGACTCCTGGGGCAGCCTATGGAGGAGACGAGACTCCTGGGGCAGCCTATGGAGGAGACGAGACTCCTGGGGCAGCCTATGGAGGAGATAGAAAAAG AAAATCATTTTGTGGAGAGAAGTCTGACAAAATCATCATTAGAAAACAattttgcagagaagaatgagaagaATGACAACTTGATGATTGACACTGACGTGAATGAAAGGTCCATGCAGAACATGTTTAACCATTTGTGCCATTTGAGTGATATCAG GATGAACCAGCACCTCAGACTGACGTTCCTGTTCCAGGACTCTGCCCTGGGCTTCATTGGTCTGTTCAGTCAGCGCCACTCCAGAATGCTGGACTTTCTAATAGAGTTGGAAAAGAGAGCTGTCAAACCTGAAGAGATGAAGTTTGGGTCTGATATCTCCAGTGTGGCAGGCAGTGCAGTGGGGGCAACAGGAGGGACTCTGACCATAGCAGGCCTTTGTCTTGCCCCTGTGACTGCTGGGCTGTCACTGGGACTCACCATCGCAGGGCTTAGAATAGGTGTGACCAGTGGTGTCAACAGTCTAACCACCGGTGTCACAGAGATCATGTTTAACAGATACCACAGTAAGAAAGCCAATACAGTCTTTCAAAATTTCATAGAGGACATGCAAATACTCTGGGGGAGTATAGAGAAGGTGGCCAGCAGAATTCTTCCTGTTGTGCGGCATAACAGGCAGGCATTAATGGTTGCGGTGATTATCGGAAAAGGTGGTGCGAGTTTAGGAAAGAAGATTAATGCCATAGTGAAAAATACCTCTGCAATAGAGACCTTAAAGGGAAAAGGTGTGGTCATGGGTGCAGGCAAGGTGGGACTCCAAGAGGGCAAAAAACTTGCTGCAGATTTACCTGACATTGGGATGTTGGCACAAGGCACTCCACTCACCCTATCTAAGACATTAAGGCGATGTAACGTGGCCTCAAATGCCCTATTCATTGGCCTGGACATCATCAATATCTGTAAAGACAGTGTCAGCCTCGCCAAAGTCAGCAAGAGATCCCAGCTCATCCGAGCCAGAGCAGCATTGTGGCGCACT ggcgtgacacgcaCAGAGATCAACTCATGTCAGAGGATCCATGACTCACTGTGCCGAGGCATCTGGAGGTTCAGAAAGAGTCAGAGAATCCTGGAGAAAGCCTTTTACCTCGTGGGGGAGATAGAGACTCTGGAGTCACCTTTGGAGAAGATGGGACTCCTGGAGCCACCTGTAAAGGAGACagaaaaaggttaa